In Cicer arietinum cultivar CDC Frontier isolate Library 1 chromosome 1, Cicar.CDCFrontier_v2.0, whole genome shotgun sequence, one DNA window encodes the following:
- the LOC101499096 gene encoding uncharacterized protein produces MAFSWASAFRITLLLLLFAAVIIACFTLPIEKIMKDFLIWVDRDLGPWGPLVLAVAYIPLTVLAVPASVLTLGGGYLFGLPVGFVADSIGATVGAGAAFLLGRTIGRPFVVSRLKDYPQFRSVAIAIRRSGFKIVLLLRLVPLLPFNMLNYLLSVTPVSIGEYMLASWLGMMPITLGLVYVGTTLKDLSDVTHGWSEFSKTRWAFIIIGLAISMVLMICVTKVAKSALDKALAENEDIDGTSSPELPVVAEPSSNLNQPLIIKIDSTEDNHEK; encoded by the exons ATGGCTTTTTCCTGGGCTTCTGCCTTCAGGATCacacttcttcttcttctctttgcTGCTGTTATCATCGCTTGTTTCACTCTCCCTATTGAAAAG ATTATGAAGGACTTCTTAATATGGGTTGATCGTGATCTTGGGCCATGGGGTCCACTTGTTCT GGCCGTTGCTTACATTCCTTTGACTGTCTTGGCAGTTCCAGCTTCAGTACTTACT CTTGGTGGTGGTTATCTTTTTGGGCTTCCTGTGGGCTTTGTTGCTGACTCTATTGGTGCAACTGTTGGAGCAGGAGCTGCATTTCTTCTCGGTAGAACA ATTGGAAGACCATTTGTTGTTTCTAGGTTGAAGGATTATCCACAATTTAGATCAGTGGCAATTGCAATTCGGAGATCTGGCTTTAAG ATCGTATTACTGCTCCGGCTTGTTCCACTGCTACCATTTAACATGTTAAATTATCTGTTGTCGGTGACTCCTGTTTCAATTGGGGAATACATGCTAGCTTCCTGGTTAGGAATGATG CCAATAACACTGGGACTAGTATATGTTGGAACAACTCTTAAAGATCTTTCTGATGTGACACATGGTTGGAGTGAATTTTCAAAGACTCGATGG GCATTTATCATTATTGGTCTCGCAATATCGA TGGTTCTTATGATATGTGTTACTAAAGTAGCCAAGTCTGCTTTGGATAAAGCCTTGGCCGAAAACGAAGACATCGACGGGACATCCTCACCGGAGTTACCTGTGGTTGCTGAACCATCTTCAAATCTCAACCAACCACTCATTATTAAGATAGATTCTACTGAAGACAATCATGAAaagtaa
- the LOC101500465 gene encoding transcription factor GAMYB-like, translating to MKYWNTRVKRCQRAGLPVYPPGVQQETPRDQSTGGINGDHKLHPDDIHDAIFDSLKDNQGILPYVPELCDISAYGNMLNGFDSYQYCSFLPATSFSGNNNISGFYPFDHIQDNTSDNLTQSFGMQSPLDPGLSSHSSMCYSHSLKNGNSSASKPFEAVKLELPSLQYSEIDLGSWGTSSTSPLLESIEDFIQYDTLISTLESDCSSPQNSGLLDALLYPAKTLGSSKNNFYDKCSNSSIATPGDRADSSALNMYEP from the coding sequence ATGAAGTACTGGAATACCCGGGTCAAGAGGTGTCAACGGGCTGGCTTGCCGGTCTATCCTCCCGGAGTGCAGCAAGAGACTCCTCGTGACCAAAGCACTGGTGGAATTAACGGAGACCATAAATTGCATCCCGATGATATACATGATGCAATATTTGACAGTCTGAAGGATAACCAGGGAATCTTACCTTATGTTCCTGAGCTTTGTGATATTTCTGCTTATGGCAATATGCTAAATGGTTTTGATTCTTATCAGTATTGTAGTTTTCTGCCAGCAACATCATTCAGTGGTAATAACAACATAAGTGGTTTTTATCCATTTGATCATATTCAGGATAATACTTCTGATAATTTGACACAATCATTTGGCATGCAATCACCCCTTGATCCTGGTCTCTCCTCACACAGCTCGATGTGTTACAGCCATTCACTTAAAAATGGAAATTCCTCCGCTTCTAAGCCTTTCGAGGCTGTTAAGCTGGAGCTCCCTTCACTCCAATATTCAGAAATTGACTTAGGTAGCTGGGGTACATCTTCCACCTCTCCGTTACTTGAGTCAATTGAAGATTTCATTCAATATGATACACTGATTAGTACACTGGAGTCAGATTGTTCTTCTCCACAGAATAGTGGCCTGCTGGATGCTTTACTTTATCCGGCGAAGACTCTGGGcagttcaaaaaataatttttatgacaaGTGTTCAAATTCATCTATTGCAACTCCTGGTGACAGAGCAGACAGCTCTGCTTTGAATATGTATGAGCCATAG
- the LOC101499412 gene encoding adenylate isopentenyltransferase 5, chloroplastic-like — protein sequence MIIPVPTTSSTCKQELPLVNFQKGLTKMESLFHNRNKDKVVVIMGATGTGKTKLAIDLAKHFQPAEIVNSDKMQVYKGLDITTNKVTKEECDGVPHHLLGVIDPTSNFTANDFCHHACLAIDSIVEKDGLPIIAGGSNSYLDTLVNHCSEFRLRYECCFLWVDVSLPVLHSSLQSRVDRMIEAGQVDEVREFFNPCGDYTKGIRRAIGVPEFHDFLVAEANSADERTKKRLLESAIARVKINNCTLANRQVQKIRRLNGMWKRNMHRLDATEPLIKGGSRGCEEVWENHVLTKSLMILHNFLYGEISVRSRIISSKDVITAFSELPSSMALSAIAAAAH from the coding sequence atgattATTCCAGTGCCAACAACATCCTCTACCTGCAAACAAGAATTGCCCCTTGTAAATTTCCAAAAGGGACTAACCAAAATGGAGTCTTTATTTCACAATCGAAACAAAGATAAAGTGGTAGTGATAATGGGGGCCACAGGAACTGGAAAGACAAAATTAGCCATAGATTTGGCTAAACATTTTCAACCAGCTGAAATAGTGAATTCAGATAAAATGCAAGTTTATAAAGGTCTTGACATTACAACAAATAAGGTAACAAAAGAAGAATGTGACGGGGTCCCACACCATCTCTTAGGTGTAATTGATCCTACTTCAAATTTCACTGCAAACGATTTTTGTCATCATGCTTGTTTAGCAATTGATTCAATTGTGGAAAAAGATGGTTTACCAATTATTGCTGGTGGTTCAAATTCATACTTAGACACCTTGGTGAACCATTGTAGTGAATTTAGATTAAGGTATGAGTGTTGTTTTCTTTGGGTTGACGTGTCACTACCCGTGCTTCATTCCTCACTTCAATCACGTGTTGATCGAATGATTGAAGCTGGTCAAGTTGATGAAGTTCGTGAATTCTTTAATCCTTGTGGTGATTATACAAAAGGAATTCGAAGGGCTATTGGAGTACCTGAATTTCACGATTTTCTAGTAGCTGAAGCAAATTCAGCTGATGAGAGAACAAAAAAGAGACTTTTGGAAAGTGCCATTGCAAGAGTGAAGATTAATAATTGCACGCTTGCGAATAGACAAGTTCAAAAGATTCGTCGATTAAATGGAATGTGGAAAAGGAACATGCATCGTCTTGATGCAACTGAACCGTTGATTAAAGGTGGATCACGTGGTTGTGAGGAAGTGTGGGAAAATCATGTACTTACAAAAAGTCTTATGATTCTTCACAATTTTCTATACGGTGAAATAAGTGTTCGGTCCAGAATTATATCATCAAAAGATGTAATCACTGCCTTTTCTGAACTGCCATCTTCAATGGCATTGTCCGCTATTGCAGCGGCAGCCCATTAG